The Brassica oleracea var. oleracea cultivar TO1000 chromosome C6, BOL, whole genome shotgun sequence genome includes a region encoding these proteins:
- the LOC106298576 gene encoding uncharacterized protein LOC106298576 has product MAQNCLNPSFRISKTIINHSHFVKNLKNPSLNSRWRLMVNRIRCSASSDGVGNALRTCKHCKTQFDPIRNSPQACRFHTAHFGGETKRKFESVYTGGTMDTPNSGKVLQYWHCCGSEDPFDPGCTASPHSTYDD; this is encoded by the exons ATGGCTCAAAATTGTTTGAATCCTTCTTTCCGAATCTCTAAAACCATAATCAATCACTCTCACTTCGTCAAGAATTTAAAGAATCCGAGCTTAAACTCGCGATGGCGCCTCATGGTTAATCGAATCCGATGCTCAGCTTCATCCGACGGTGTCGGCAACGCCTTAAGAACTTGCAAGCATTGCAAAACCCAATTCGATCCCATACGCAACTCTCCACAAGCTTGTAGATTTCACACTGCTCATTTCGGAG GAGAGACGAAGAGGAAGTTCGAGAGTGTATACACTGGCGGGACGATGGATACACCAAACTCTGGCAAAGTTTTACAGTATTGGCATTGTTGTGGTTCTGAAGATCCCTTTGATCCTGGTTGTACTGCTTCCCCTCACTCCACATATGACGATTGA
- the LOC106299942 gene encoding 5-oxoprolinase, which translates to MGTVVEGKLRFCIDRGGTFTDVYAEIPGHSDGRVLKLLSVDPANYDDAPVEGIRRILEEYTGKKIPRASKIPTDKIQWIRMGTTVATNALLERKGERIALCVTKGFKDLLQIGNQARPDIFDLTVAKPSNLYEEVIEVDERVELAFEKDDNTLEGLIKGVSGELLRVAKPFDEEALKPLLKGLLDKGISCLAVVLMHSYTYPKHELAVEKLALEMGFRHVSLSSALTPMVRAVPRGLTATVDAYLTPVIKEYLSGFISKFDDDLGKVNVLFMQSDGGLAPESRFSGHKAVLSGPAGGVVGYSQTLFGLETEKPLIGFDMGGTSTDVSRYDGSYEQVIETQIAGTIIQAPQLDINTVAAGGGSKLKFQFGAFRVGPDSVGAHPGPVCYRKGGDLAVTDANLVLGFVIPDYFPSIFGPNEDEPLDVAATREAFEKLAGQINLYRKSQDPSAKDMTVEEIAMGFVSVANETMCRPIRQLTEMKGHETKNHALACFGGAGPQHACAIARSLGMKEVLVHRYCGILSAYGMGLADVIEDAQEPYSAVYGPESLSEVFRRETLLLREVKEKLQEQGFSDENISTETYLNIRYDGTDTAIMVKGKKTGEGSTFDYAAEFLKLFEQEYGFKLQNRSLLICDVRVRGIGVTSILKPRAVEAAPGAPKVESHYKVYFEGGWHDTPLFRLENLGFGHEIPGPAIIMNGNSTVIVEPRCKSIITKYGNIRIELEAAVSSVKLAENVADVVQLSIFNHRFMGIAEQMGRTLQRTSISTNIKERLDFSCALFSPDGGLVANAPHVPVHLGAMSSTVRWQLKHWGENLNEGDVLVTNHPCAGGSHLPDITVITPVFDKGKLVFFVASRGHHAEVGGITPGSMPPFSKAIWEEGAAIKAFKVVEKGVFQEEGIIKLLQFPSSDETKAKIPGTRRIQDNLSDLQAQIAANQRGIALIKELIEQYGLGTVQAYMKYVQLNAEEAVREMLKSVAVRVSSETPTSRVGNTVTIEEEDYMDDGSVIHLKLTIDADRGEAFFDFTGTSPEVYGNWNAPEAVTSAAVIYCLRCLVNVDIPLNQGCLAPVEIRIPSGSFLSPSEKAAVVGGNVLTSQRVTDVVLTAFKACACSQGCMNNLTFGDDTFGYYETIGGGCGAGPTWDGTSGIQCHMTNTRMTDPEIFEQRYPVLLHRFGLREKSGGSGLHKGGDGLVREIEFRKPVVVSILSERRVHSPRGLNGGQNGARGANYLITKDKRRIYLGGKNTVHVEAGEILQILTPGGGGFGSDV; encoded by the exons ATGGGTACTGTCGTTGAAGGGAAGCTGAGGTTTTGTATAGACAGAGGAGGTACTTTCACTGATGTTTACGCCGAGATCCCAGGTCACTCGGATGGTCGTGTTTTGAAGCTTTTATCGGTGGATCCAGCCAACTACGACGACGCTCCGGTGGAAGGAATCAGGAGGATACTGGAAGAGTACACGGGGAAGAAGATCCCAAGAGCGTCTAAGATACCAACGGATAAGATTCAGTGGATAAGGATGGGTACGACCGTGGCAACAAACGCTTTGTTGGAGAGGAAAGGTGAAAGGATAGCTTTGTGTGTTACAAAAGGGTTTAAAGATTTGCTGCAGATAGGTAACCAAGCTCGCCCTGATATCTTTGATCTTACTGTGGCCAAACCCTCCAACCTTTACGAAGAGGTTATCGAGGTTGATGAAAGAGTTGAGCTTGCCTTTGAGAAAGATGATAATACCTTGGAGGGTTTGATTAAGGGAGTGTCTGGCGAGCTTCTTAGAGTTGCCAAGCCCTTTGACGAAGAAGCTTTGAAACCCTTGCTTAAGGGTCTGCTTGATAAAGGGATTAGTTGTTTGGCTGTTGTTCTGATGCATTCGTACACGTATCCCAAACATGAGTTGGCCGTGGAGAAGTTGGCGTTAGAGATGGGTTTTAGACATGTCTCTTTGTCTTCTGCTTTGACTCCGATGGTCCGGGCTGTTCCTCGGGGTCTTACTGCCACCGTGGATGCTTATCTAACACCTGTGATCAAAGAGTACTTATCCGGTTTCATCTCCAAGTTTGACGATGATCTCGGGAAAGTGAATGTTCTGTTCATGCAATCTGATGGAGGTCTAGCACCAGAGAGTAGGTTCTCAGGGCACAAGGCTGTGTTATCAGGTCCAGCAGGAGGAGTTGTTGGTTATTCGCAGACACTCTTTGGTCTCGAAACTGAAAAACCACTGATTGGATTTGACATGGGTGGTACATCAACGGATGTTAGTCGCTATGACGGAAGTTACGAGCAAGTTATAGAAACTCAGATTGCTGGAACGATCATACAAGCACCACAGCTTGACATTAACACTGTTGCTGCAGGTGGTGGGTCCAAGTTAAAGTTTCAATTTGGTGCTTTCCGGGTTGGACCTGATTCTGTGGGTGCTCACCCAGGTCCGGTTTGTTATCGGAAAGGAGGGGATTTAGCAGTTACTGATGCCAACCTTGTTTTGGGATTTGTTATTCCTGATTATTTTCCATCCATATTTGGTCCCAACGAAGATGAGCCCTTAGACGTAGCAGCAACAAGAGAAGCATTCGAGAAGCTTGCAGGACAGATAAATTTGTATAGAAAGAGCCAGGATCCATCTGCAAAGGACATGACCGTGGAGGAAATAGCAATGGGGTTTGTGAGTGTTGCTAATGAGACGATGTGCCGTCCCATACGGCAATTGACGGAGATGAAGGGTCACGAAACAAAGAACCACGCACTTGCGTGCTTTGGAGGCGCTGGACCGCAACATGCTTGTGCAATAGCTAGGTCATTGGGCATGAAAGAAGTTCTTGTACATAGATACTGTGGAATTTTGAGTGCTTACGGAATGGGTTTGGCAGATGTCATTGAAGATGCCCAAGAGCCATATTCAGCTGTTTATGGCCCTGAGTCTCTTTCGGAGGTCTTTAGAAGGGAAACTCTATTACTGAGAGAAGTGAAAGAGAAACTTCAGGAGCAGGGCTTTAGTGATGAGAATATCTCCACTGAGACATATTTGAACATAAGATATGACGGCACTGATACAGCGATCATGGTGAAGGGTAAGAAAACTGGAGAAGGATCAACATTTGATTATGCTGCTGAGTTTCTCAAGCTCTTTGAACAAGAGTATGGCTTTAAACTTCAGAACAGAAGTCTTCTTATATGTGATGTTCGAGTTCGGGGAATTGGAGTGACTAGTATACTAAAACCTCGGGCAGTTGAAGCTGCACCTGGTGCTCCTAAGGTTGAAAGTCACTACAAGGTTTACTTTGAAGGCGGATGGCATGACACACCGTTGTTCAGGTTAGAGAATTTAGGATTTGGCCATGAGATTCCTGGCCCTGCGATCATCATGAACGGCAATAGTACAGTTATTGTAGAGCCTCGGTGTAAATCCATAATAACAAAGTACGGGAACATTAGAATCGAGTTAGAGGCTGCAGTGAGCAGTGTGAAGCTTGCGGAGAATGTTGCAGATGTTGTTCAACTGTCCATCTTTAATCACAGGTTCATGGGTATTGCTGAGCAAATGGGAAGAACCCTGCAACGTACTTCCATATCGACGAATATCAAGGAAAGGTTGGATTTTTCTTGTGCCTTGTTTAGCCCTGACGGTGGTCTAGTTGCTAATGCTCCGCATGTTCCAGTTCATCTCGGTGCCATGTCGAGTACTGTTCGCTGGCAGCTCAAACACTGGGGTGAAAATCTGAACGAAGGAGATGTTTTGGTGACGAATCATCCTTGCGCCGGTGGTAGCCATTTGCCTGATATAACCGTTATCACGCCTGTTTTCGACAAGGGCAAGCTTGTGTTCTTTGTGGCGAGCAGAGGTCACCATGCAGAAGTTGGAGGCATAACTCCAGGAAGCATGCCTCCTTTCTCAAAGGCGATTTGGGAGGAAGGCGCTGCGATAAAAGCGTTTAAAGTCGTTGAGAAAGGAGTTTTCCAGGAAGAAGGAATCATCAAACTTCTGCAGTTCCCTTCTTCTGATGAAACAAAAGCTAAGATTCCTGGAACGAGAAGGATTCAGGACAATCTCTCGGATCTTCAGGCTCAGATAGCTGCCAACCAGAGAGGAATTGCTCTTATTAAAGAGCTGATTGAGCAATATGGCCTTGGAACTGTTCAGGCTTACATGAAATACGTGCAGCTTAACGCAGAAGAAGCAGTGAGAGAAATGCTGAAATCTGTCGCTGTTAGAGTTTCCTCGGAAACACCAACTTCAAGAGTTGGTAACACTGTGACCATAGAAGAAGAGGATTACATGGATGACGGATCCGTGATTCACTTAAAACTCACAATCGATGCTGACAGAGGAGAAGCCTTCTTCGACTTTACAGGCACAAGCCCTGAAGTATACGGTAATTGGAACGCACCTGAAGCAGTTACATCCGCAGCAGTTATTTACTGCCTCCGTTGTTTGGTTAATGTCGACATTCCCCTAAACCAAGGCTGCCTAGCTCCGGTTGAGATCCGTATACCGTCTGGTTCGTTTTTGTCGCCAAGCGAGAAAGCGGCTGTTGTTGGAGGAAACGTTCTAACATCTCAGAGAGTTACGGATGTTGTACTAACAGCTTTCAAGGCTTGTGCTTGTTCACAAGGGTGCATGAACAACCTCACATTCGGAGATGACACATTTGGGTACTACGAGACCATTGGAGGAGGATGTGGAGCTGGACCGACATGGGACGGGACAAGCGGAATCCAATGCCATATGACGAACACGCGGATGACTGATCCCGAGATCTTCGAGCAGAG GTACCCGGTTCTGTTGCATAGATTTGGATTGAGGGAGAAGAGTGGAGGCAGTGGCTTGCACAAGGGAGGAGATGGATTGGTGAGAGAGATAGAGTTTAGAAAGCCTGTTGTGGTTAGTATTCTGTCAGAGAGACGAGTTCACTCGCCACGTGGATTGAACGGTGGACAAAATGGAGCTCGTGGAGCAAACTATCTAATCACTAAAGACAAACGGAGAATCTATCTTGGCGGTAAGAATACTGTACACGTGGAAGCCGGTGAAATCCTACAGATTCTTACTCCGGGCGGTGGCGGATTTGGCTCAGACGTTTGA
- the LOC106296761 gene encoding E3 ubiquitin-protein ligase SINA-like 10: MARFSVSGGDDGEGSSNHQSRKRQRLPSIDEDEETAGSSGEEDEEDDRQIESMSDDSDREVVIEEARRIAEDPVTSQISSSKDSSLSVTLLDPDVLDCPICCEPLKAPIFQCDNGHLACSVCCAKVRNICPSCTLPVGYIRCRAMEKVIETSRVSCTNAKYGCKEKMLYGNRFSHEKLCVFAPCSCPVLNCNYTGYYKDLNSHVRAKHKDEVIPFVWDVSVTIRLDKTTILQEEKDGEVMVVQVFRGLHVVYVVVTCIAPSAREVGCFSYYLVTVPLAVDGSLVQRSMMKNIQKLSNEQPEDGFMVIPSYMLSGSSRILLGRGRAYGHA; this comes from the exons ATGGCGAGATTCTCAGTTTCTGGAGGAGACGACGGAGAAGGATCAAGCAACCATCAATCCCGCAAACGGCAGCGACTTCCTTCCATCGATGAAGATGAAGAAACAGCCGGAAGTTCCGGTGAAGAAGACGAAGAAGATGATCGTCAAATTGAATCCATGAGCGATGACAGCGATCGTGAAGTGGTAATAGAAGAGGCAAGACGAATTGCTGAAGATCCCGTAACAAGCCAGATCTCTTCGAGCAAAGATTCTTCTCTTTCCGTAACGCTTTTGGATCCAGATGTTCTCGATTGCCCTATTTGCTGCGAGCCCCTCAAGGCTCCCATCTTTCAG TGTGATAATGGTCATCTAGCTTGTTCTGTGTGCTGCGCCAAAGTCAGGAACATATGTCCGTCCTGCACGTTACCCGTCGGTTATATTCGCTGCAGAGCCATGGAGAAGGTCATAGAAACATCTAGAGTCTCATGTACCAACGCCAAGTACGGGTGTAAGGAGAAAATGTTATATGGTAATCGATTTAGCCACGAGAAGCTTTGTGTTTTCGCCCCGTGTTCCTGCCCCGTACTTAACTGCAACTACACTGGCTATTACAAGGATCTCAACAGCCACGTACGTGCTAAACACAAAGACGAGGTGATTCCTTTTGTCTGGGACGTTTCTGTAACCATTAGATTGGATAAGACCACAATCCTTCAGGAAGAAAAGGATGGGGAAGTGATGGTGGTTCAAGTTTTCAGGGGTTTGCACGTTGTGTATGTCGTTGTGACCTGTATTGCACCTTCGGCACGGGAAGTGGGATGCTTCTCATACTATCTGGTAACTGTACCTCTAGCCGTCGATGGCTCACTAGTCCAGCGATCCATGATGAAGAACATTCAGAAATTGAGTAATGAACAACCAGAAGATGGTTTCATGGTGATTCCTTCCTATATGTTGTCTGGTAGTTCGCGGATTTTACTTGGCCGTGGCCGGGCTTATGGTCATGCCTGA